In one window of Janthinobacterium sp. 1_2014MBL_MicDiv DNA:
- a CDS encoding PDZ domain-containing protein → MQSINGVPVRSLAHLVTLLRDQTDELLTIRFDQHGGETIVVPRKEMLAATESVLTDNGIRTEASPDMLKIWQEKTPAGK, encoded by the coding sequence GTGCAATCGATCAATGGCGTGCCCGTGCGCAGCCTGGCGCACCTGGTGACCTTGCTGCGCGACCAGACCGATGAGTTGCTGACGATACGCTTCGACCAGCACGGCGGCGAAACCATCGTCGTGCCGCGCAAGGAGATGCTGGCGGCGACGGAATCGGTATTGACGGACAACGGCATCCGCACGGAAGCGTCGCCCGACATGCTGAAAATCTGGCAAGAAAAAACGCCGGCAGGCAAATAA
- a CDS encoding alpha/beta hydrolase, whose translation MSTLLETIELDSAPHPTVSIIWMHGLGADGNDFVPLVKELDLRGCPAIRFIFPSAGTMPVTINNGYVMRAWYDILVNDLVRREDEAGLRASQTQIEALIAREKARGIPASRIILAGFSQGCAMTLQTGLRHAEPLAGLMCLSGYLPLADKTAAERTPASLETPIFMAHGTDDPVVPLGRAQQSRDLLTGMGYKVEWHEYRMQHSLCQEEIDAIGAWLKKVVA comes from the coding sequence ATGAGCACCTTGCTGGAAACCATAGAACTCGACAGCGCACCGCACCCCACCGTTTCCATCATCTGGATGCACGGCCTGGGCGCCGACGGCAACGACTTCGTGCCCCTGGTGAAAGAACTCGACTTGCGCGGCTGCCCCGCCATCCGCTTCATTTTCCCCAGCGCCGGCACCATGCCCGTCACCATCAACAACGGCTATGTGATGCGCGCCTGGTACGACATCCTCGTCAACGACCTGGTGCGTCGCGAAGATGAAGCCGGCCTGCGCGCCTCGCAGACGCAGATCGAAGCGCTGATCGCGCGCGAAAAGGCACGCGGCATCCCCGCCAGCCGCATCATCCTGGCCGGCTTCTCGCAAGGCTGCGCCATGACCCTGCAGACGGGCTTGCGCCACGCGGAGCCGCTGGCCGGCCTGATGTGCCTGTCCGGCTACCTGCCGCTGGCCGACAAGACGGCTGCCGAACGCACGCCGGCCAGCCTGGAAACACCGATCTTCATGGCGCATGGCACGGACGACCCCGTGGTGCCGCTGGGCCGCGCACAACAGTCGCGCGACTTGCTGACCGGCATGGGTTACAAGGTGGAATGGCATGAATACCGGATGCAGCATTCGCTGTGCCAGGAAGAGATCGACGCCATCGGCGCGTGGCTGAAAAAAGTAGTGGCTTAA
- the mog gene encoding molybdopterin adenylyltransferase, which produces MPTTIEDELIIGLVSISDRASGGVYEDQGIPALESWLSAAIRTPFRLEKRLIPDDRSQIENTLIDMVDLNHCHLILTTGGTGPARRDVTPDATLAVGTKEMPGFGEQMRQISLRFVPTAILSRQVAVIRETPERAALIMNLPGQPKAIKETLEGLKDVDGNQLVNGIFAAVPYCIDLIGGPYMETDTAICKAFRPKSALRPAQPLPEENT; this is translated from the coding sequence ATGCCCACCACCATCGAAGACGAATTGATTATCGGCCTCGTGTCGATCTCGGACCGCGCCAGCGGCGGCGTGTATGAAGACCAGGGCATCCCTGCCCTGGAAAGTTGGCTCTCGGCCGCCATCCGCACGCCGTTCCGTCTGGAAAAGCGGCTGATTCCGGACGACCGCTCGCAGATTGAAAACACCCTGATCGACATGGTCGACCTGAACCATTGCCACCTGATCCTGACGACGGGCGGCACGGGCCCGGCGCGGCGCGATGTGACGCCGGACGCGACCCTGGCCGTGGGAACCAAGGAAATGCCTGGTTTCGGCGAACAGATGCGCCAGATCAGCCTGCGCTTCGTGCCGACGGCCATTTTGTCGCGCCAGGTGGCCGTGATCCGCGAGACGCCCGAGCGCGCCGCCCTGATCATGAACTTGCCGGGCCAGCCGAAAGCCATCAAGGAAACCCTGGAAGGCTTGAAGGATGTTGATGGAAATCAATTGGTAAACGGCATCTTTGCCGCCGTGCCGTATTGCATCGACCTCATCGGTGGCCCCTACATGGAAACCGACACGGCCATCTGCAAGGCCTTCCGTCCCAAATCGGCGCTGCGTCCGGCGCAACCTTTACCTGAGGAAAATACATGA
- the yjgA gene encoding ribosome biogenesis factor YjgA — translation MPNPNRGACGFQSSEFEQEYERPSKSELKRQMTVLQKLGEELVNEARDRVKRVPMPEDVRDAILECQLIKDHEGRRRQLQYVGKKMRTLDEEEVAAIQRTIDSWKGLSKADTAAMHAMERRRDKLLTDDKALTVLLSENPELDVQHLRTLIRNARKEQAENKPPKAYREIFQILKQIAKKQNGGKDDADEDGVEQEDDE, via the coding sequence ATGCCAAATCCAAACCGGGGAGCTTGCGGCTTCCAATCGTCCGAATTCGAACAGGAATATGAACGTCCGTCGAAATCGGAACTCAAGCGCCAGATGACCGTCCTGCAAAAGCTGGGCGAAGAACTCGTCAATGAAGCACGCGACCGCGTCAAGCGCGTCCCGATGCCGGAAGACGTACGCGACGCCATCCTCGAATGCCAGCTGATCAAGGATCACGAAGGCCGCCGCCGCCAGCTGCAATACGTGGGCAAGAAGATGCGCACCCTGGATGAGGAAGAAGTTGCCGCCATCCAACGCACCATCGATAGCTGGAAAGGCTTGTCGAAAGCCGACACGGCCGCCATGCACGCGATGGAACGCCGCCGCGACAAGCTCTTGACGGATGACAAAGCCCTGACCGTCTTGCTGTCGGAAAACCCGGAACTGGACGTGCAGCACCTGCGCACCCTGATCCGCAATGCCCGCAAGGAGCAGGCCGAGAACAAGCCGCCAAAAGCCTACCGCGAAATCTTCCAGATCCTGAAACAGATCGCCAAGAAGCAAAACGGCGGCAAGGATGATGCTGACGAAGATGGCGTTGAGCAAGAAGACGACGAATAA